A window of Clostridium novyi genomic DNA:
ATCTAAGAAACAAACTACTAATTTTATAGATTATATAAATGATATAGTAATAAAATTTAATAATTTAAAAACAGATTATATTAGTAATATAAAATCTAAACTTATCTCCAAAGGATATACTTCTTTATTAAATGATATAGCCGAAAACGAAAGTTCTTTAAATGCTTTAAATGCTAACTTATCAATATTAACTATACCTAAAGACGGAACTCCTACTTACGAAGCATTTATAAAAACACTTGAAAGCTATCATTCTTATATTGAAAATCTTAAGTACAACTTAAATATAGAACAACTTACTTATTCTAGTGATATTATAAAAAAAGACTCCATAAACAAATTATATGAATCTTCTCGAGAGGATTTTGAAAATGTTGAAAAAGATTATAGAAAATTTTTAGATTTATTTGATGAATATAAAAATTCATGAATTATTTTTTTTAATATGGGAACAATATCATTAACCCATTTAAAGTTAAACTCGACAAATTTTAAAAGGAGAGGATAGTAGAAATGAAAAAAATTCTTGTTAGCATAATAACATTAACTTCATTATTAACATCTTCATTTTGTTATGCTAACGCAAGGGTAATACAGGATTCTGAAGCTAAAAACTTATATAAAGAAGAATCCCAAATTGTAACTGTCTTTAATTCTAAGGGGAATAATTTCTCCATAACTAAAAACGATATAAACTTGATGGCTCAAATTGTATATGCAGAAAGTTGTGCTGAACCTTACGAAGGTAAAGTAGCTGTTGCTTCAGTTATATTAAATCGACTTAAAGATTCACATTTTCCTAATAACATAGAAAGCGTAGTAAAACAAAGAGCTGCTTTCTCCTGTGTTAGAAACGGGAAAATCAATGTAATCCCTGATAAACATTGTTTTAATGCAGTTATGGATGCACTTAAAGGAAAAGACCCTACAAATAATGCTGTTTTTTTCTATAATCCCAAGATAGCTACATCCACTTGGATGAAAAATATAAATAAACATAACGTTAAAAGAATAGGTAATCATGTCTTTTTTATAGTAAAATAATATCTATGATTTAACCCTTATAGTGAAAGACAGTTCATAGCATCTGGAACTGTCTTTTTATTATTAATATTATATTTATAATTACTATAATTCTTCTACTGCTGTTAATGCAGCTATAAGACCTTCTCCTGCTGACTTTATATACTGATAAGGCTTTCCTGCACAATCTCCAGCTGCATAACATCTTTCTATATTAGTTCTCATATTTTTATCAACTTTTATATGGTCACTTTCCATTTCTAAACCTGGTACTAATTGATTAGGTGATATACTATCCTTTAATATAAATATACCATCTGTTTCAATTTCTTCATTCTTTAAAACTAGCTTTGTTACTTTATTATTACCTATTACTTCTTTAGGAATATCTCTTATAATCTTTATTTTATCATTTAAATTTAACTCTTCATTATTCATTGGTACATAATATACTATTGATGCAAGTTCACTTACATAATTGGCATCTTTTTGAGATTCCTTATTATAACCAATAATAGTTACTATTTTATCTTTATAAAGAGGAGCATCACATGTAGCACAATAACCAAGTCCCTTACCTAGAAATTCTTCTTCTCCTTTTAAAGATTTTCCATATTCAATACCAGTTGCAAGTATTACTGATCTTGACTCATATATTTTATCATTTATCATTAAGGAAAAATATTCTCCCATTGCATATATAGCATTAACTCTTTCTTCAACTATTTTTATTCCCATATAATCTATATGTTCTTGAAATTTATTCTTAAGATTACTTCCACTTATATCATAAAAACCTAAATAATTATTTATCTTAGGTGCTCTTAAAAGTTTTGGACTAAAATCTTTGCTTCCAAATATAATTATGTTTTTATTTCTTATCTTAGCATTTATTGCAGCTTCAAGTCCAGCTGGACCACTACCAACAATAGCTATATCGTATTTTTCACTCATATTCTTCACCACCTGTATATAATAAATCCGACAACACTATTACATGTATTGTCGGTGTAATCTGCTAAATATGTTTTTCAAGAACTTCTTTAAAATCTTTCTTAGGTCTAAACCCAACCATATTTTCTACTACTTTACCTTCCTTAAATACCATTACATTAGGT
This region includes:
- a CDS encoding cell wall hydrolase, with the protein product MKKILVSIITLTSLLTSSFCYANARVIQDSEAKNLYKEESQIVTVFNSKGNNFSITKNDINLMAQIVYAESCAEPYEGKVAVASVILNRLKDSHFPNNIESVVKQRAAFSCVRNGKINVIPDKHCFNAVMDALKGKDPTNNAVFFYNPKIATSTWMKNINKHNVKRIGNHVFFIVK
- a CDS encoding NAD(P)/FAD-dependent oxidoreductase, giving the protein MSEKYDIAIVGSGPAGLEAAINAKIRNKNIIIFGSKDFSPKLLRAPKINNYLGFYDISGSNLKNKFQEHIDYMGIKIVEERVNAIYAMGEYFSLMINDKIYESRSVILATGIEYGKSLKGEEEFLGKGLGYCATCDAPLYKDKIVTIIGYNKESQKDANYVSELASIVYYVPMNNEELNLNDKIKIIRDIPKEVIGNNKVTKLVLKNEEIETDGIFILKDSISPNQLVPGLEMESDHIKVDKNMRTNIERCYAAGDCAGKPYQYIKSAGEGLIAALTAVEEL